Genomic DNA from Entomoplasma freundtii:
CTTGATAAGATGGAATTCCTAAGATTTGGGAATCTCCTCAAGAGGCTAATAGAATTGTGGCCAAAGTTTCCGTGATGATGCAGAGTAAGATGATTGGTAAAACAATTTCCAGTCAACGTTGTTTTCGCAAGGCTAGAAGTCCCAAAGTAATCGTTCAAATAATTAATAAAGTGATTCCCATCATAATCAAGAACATATAAGGAGCAAAGTAACCCGAGATCTTAATCCCCATAAAAAGGGTGTCATTAATATTAGGATTATTCATTTCAATTGTAAATAATGTTAAGGTAAATGCGACCATATAGGCTGTAATTAAACCAAATGTAAGTCAAATCTTTTTACCTCTTCATTTCAAGGTATAAGAAGCGACTCCTGCTCAAAAACCAAATGATAATGAAACACAAAAATAGGCAATATGGATATACGAAGGTACAAACATTAAACAAATGCACTCTGTTAAAATTCCAACAATGAGGCCAACAATTGGTCCGAAAAAAAGACCCGTGATTTTAACCATGATTCCACTAAAGGCAACCCGAATTGGTGGGAAGACGGTAATGGGAATAGTTACAGAAATAACGACAGTTGTGGAAACTGAAACAGCAATCATCATGGCAATTATAGCTAGGTTACGAGTATCAAATTTTAAGCCTTTTCATTTTAAACCGGTCAGACGGTGATATTGAAAATTTAGTAAATAAGTAACTGAGTAAAGTAAAATACATATCCCTGTAAAGGCTATAGTCATGTAAGCCATATTGGTGTTTTTTAAAAGAAAATCACTAACTTTACTCATATCGTGCATGTCCTCTATTTGGTTCAATCAATTGGAGTCAGTTTTTCTTGAATTAATAGATTATTAATTTGCGAAAAAGGGCGACTATTTTTGAAATATTTATCATAACTAAATGGTGAAGGGTGCCCTACAACAACGACAGGATGACGTCCAAGGTTGAGGTTATTATAAGTGTTTTCGGCCGATTTTCCAAATAGGGCGTAAACAATTTTCGGATTTAAACTATCTAAATAATCGAGAACATCTTTGACGAATATTTCTCAACCTTGGTTCCGGTGTGAACCAGGCTTTCCGGCTTGAACCGTAAGTGCGGTGTTAATTAAAAAAACTCCTTGTCTAGCTCAACCAGCCAAATCATTATGTGGGTGGTCAACGCCTAAATCGTTTTTAAGTTCACGAAAAATATTTTTAAGACTAGGGGGAGCAATTTGGTTGTTATAAACTGAAAAAGCTAATCCATTAGCTTGATTGGCACCGTGGTAAGGATCTTGGCCAATAATCACCACTTTCACATCTTGTGGTGCTACTAGACTAAAAAGACGAAAAACATCTTCTTTAGTGGGGTAAATTGGATATTCCTTGGCTTCTTCTTGCAGAAAATTTTGCAGTTTTTTCCAATAAGGTTTCTTAGTTTCTTCTAGAAAAAAAGGTTCTCAAGCCTTTAAAATTTTCATTCAAACCTCCTAATAAAACAAAAATGTAGAGGAACCTACATTTTAACTATTCATTACTATGGTCTTCAACCTTTAAATCGCTAATTTGCAATTGGCTAAAGAAACCATTGTTAGGATCTTTTGATGAGCGTTCTTCGGTATTGATTCA
This window encodes:
- a CDS encoding uracil-DNA glycosylase, yielding MKILKAWEPFFLEETKKPYWKKLQNFLQEEAKEYPIYPTKEDVFRLFSLVAPQDVKVVIIGQDPYHGANQANGLAFSVYNNQIAPPSLKNIFRELKNDLGVDHPHNDLAGWARQGVFLINTALTVQAGKPGSHRNQGWEIFVKDVLDYLDSLNPKIVYALFGKSAENTYNNLNLGRHPVVVVGHPSPFSYDKYFKNSRPFSQINNLLIQEKLTPIDWTK